The Pseudomonas aeruginosa genome includes the window CATCGGCGGCGGTGCTCTTTTCCAGCGCCATCTTGCCGGCTTCGATTTCCGCTACGCCGGCCGCCGAGGCCTCGCTGACGAAGGTCTGTGGCGCGGTCTTGTTCATGTCCTGGGCGTTGGCGAAAGGCAGGGCCAGGACCAGCAGGAGCCAGGCGGCTCCCTTGAGGGGAAGGCTGATTGCTCTGTTCATGGTCGACTCCGTTGGCGTGACAGGGAAAAAATGCCGGGACTTCGGCACAACGCACCTCGGCATCGTCGCTGCTGTGACGGCGCCGCCGGCCGACCGTTCAGATTTTTCGCCGACCGTGCCAGGCCGGGCGCCCTCCCCGGTCACCCCTGGCGGCTCGCCAGCGCCTCGATCCGCGCCCGGCTCTTCGGCCGGCGTACGGACAGCGGCGGTTCGACCCGCATCGGCGGCGCGATCGCGTTGCCCTGGAGATAGACGTCCCCGGTCGGCAGCCGGGCGAACGCATCGTCCTCCTCGAGACCTTCCAGGACCACGCAGGGCGCCAGTTCGCGGCACAGGGCCAGCAGATGGCGCAGCACTTCGGCGCCCTTCGCCGAGCGACGTGCTTCGCGGGTATACCGGCAATCGATCTTGATCACATCGGGACGGGCATCGAGAACGAAGTCCAGGTTGTTGTGCGCCGCGCCGAAGTCGTCTATCGCGATGCGCACGCCATGTTCGCGCAGGCGTCGGATGAACTCCCGGGTCGCGACTCTCTCGCCCACGGCGGTCTCGGTCAGCTCCAGCGTCAGCCTCCGTGCCACCTGCGGACGGGCGGCCAGCCATCGGCAGACCGCTTCCCACCAGGCATCCATCGCCGCGCTCTGGCGCGACAGGTTGCAGGCCAGGCGCAAGGTAGGCTCGGCGTTCAGCCGGTCGAGGACCGTGCCCAGCACGCAGCGATCGAGCAGGCGTACCAGGCCGAGCCGCTCCAGCGCCAGGATCAGTTCCTGGGTCGGCAACGGCGGCTCGCCGCTGGCGGCCGTAACCCTGAGCAGGGTTTCCCGGTAGAGCGGCTCCCATTCCGGATGCCCGGCATGCCGTACGGCCTGCCAGTCCAGGCGCACCCGACCGCGCGCCAGGGCGGCCTGGAAACGCCGGGCGAGGCGCAGGTCGCCGGCCAGGGAGGCGGCAACGGCCGGTGGGTGCTCGTGCTGGCGAGCCTGTGGGGAACCGTTCACTGTAGAGCTTTCCTTTCCTGGCGGCTGACGCCGTTGTCGTCGATCCAGTCGAACGCCACCTCGCCGCGCGTCCCGCCGTCCACCCGCCGCGGCAGGCCGAGGCGTCGTTGCGAGCGCGGAGCCAGCAGCGTTCCGGGCAGATCCAGGCGCGTCTCCCCTATCTCCAGCGCCAGCCCCGCCAGGGACACGAAGTACGGCGTCGGGTTGTCCACCCGCAGGGTCTCGTCGCGCAGCGCGAAGCCCAGTTCGGCGGCCGCGTCCTCGGCGTGCGGATGCAGGCCGTGCGGGCGGTACAGCACCTTCATCTGGGTTCGCAGGGTGACCGTGAGCCGGGGCCGGCCAGCGGCCTCGGCGGTGGCTTGCGGGGGGATCTCGTAGATGTTCAGCCAGTACAGCGATTCGCGATCCCGTGCCTGGGCCTGGCCGGTAGCCAGCAGGCGCAGGCTGCGCTGGCGTCCCGGCTCCAGGCGGAATACGGGCGGCAGCGGCAGGAACGGAGCCAGCGCGGTATCCGGTTCGCCGTCGAGGGCGCCGTCATCGACCCACGCCTGCACCAGCACCGGGTAGGGATTCTGGTTGACCAGCAGCAACGAGGCCTCGCGCTGGCCCTCCACGAACACCAGGCGGGTGCGCTCCGCGGTCACTCCGGCCTCGCTCGTCGGCGCGAGGCAAAGCATGGCCAGCAGCGCGAGCGCGCGCCTACTGGACACGGATAACCACCTGCGCCGTGGCCTCGACTCGCCCCGCCGTGACGCCGGGCTGGCTGCCGAGCGCGAGTTTCTCCAGGCGCGCGCGGAAGGTTTCGCGGTACAGGTCGATGCCGCCGCTACCGCCGTTGGCCTGGGTCGCGCCACCGATGGCGGGGTACCAGCCGGTGGCCTCGGCGTTGCTGCCGCCGGCGGAGTTCTCGTTGGCCAGGAGCGTCATCGGCGTGCCGTCGCGGTAGATGCGGATGCCGACCCCACGGGCAATGCCCGGCTCCCCATAACGGTCGGAGAGCAGGTAGGACAGTCCGCCACTGGCGTTGACCAGGCCCAGCGCCGGGCTGGCCGCCAGGGCCCCGCTGGACACGCGGATGCCCAGCGCCGTGGCGCCGGCCCCGGTGCCGTTGGTCATGCCGCTCTGGCACTTGAAGGTGAGTTCGAAGGGCGCCTCGCGCACGCCGCCGCCATCGATCTCGGCCAGGGTGATGGACGGGAACTGCACGTGCGGGGTGACCGTCATCACCGCGCAAGTGGGATAGCGTTTCAGGGTCACGTAGCGGTACAGCCCGATGGCACCCGGCCAGTTGCTGTACCAGCCGCCCCAGTTGCCGCCCACGTGCGCCTGGCCGACGGTCGGCGCGGTCAGGCCCGGCCCCTTGATGGCGATGTAGGCCGCCGGCTGGGTGTAGGAATAGGGCTGCGAGAGGATCGTCGGCGAGTAGTAGCGGATCGCCTCCAGCGGCGCGCTGTACAGCTCGGCGCGTACCGCTGCGAGGTTCTTCGCCTTGACCAGCTGGAAGCCGCGCGAGTCTATGTCCAGCCCGGAGAGCTGGCGCTCCTTCCAGATCGGCGTGATGGTTTCCCCCGTCTCGACGTTGGTCAGGCGCAGCAGCACGTTGGGCCAGGCGGTCCGGTAGGCATCCTGCAGGCCGATGTCGTTGCCCACCGTATCGGCGCCGGTGTAGTAGCCGCTATAGAGATCGTCGCCGTTGGTAGAAAACATCTCGTAGACGGCGTCCCCGGCGCTACAGCGGAAGAACACCCGTTCGGGGTCGTAGCCGCCGGTGGCGCCGTACTGGGTCAGCGGCGCCACCGCGCTGGCGATGAGCGTCGGATAGGGCTGGAAACTCTCGTCGCTGACGTTGACCACGCTGGGCAGGCCGAGCGAGCCATTGCAGGTGTCGCAGGCGCCGGTCCAACTGCCGGCGGTACCTTCGCCTGGGCGGATCTGGGTGTTCGAGGTGGTCGTCTCGCTGCCTACCGAGGTGACCCGGTAGCAAGTCGCCTGGCCACTGGCGGGAAGCCCCAGCAACACGCCGAGGGCCAGCGCGGGCAGCAGGGGAAGCGTGCGGTTCATCTGGCGTTCTCCAGGTTGGAGTCGGTGGTGGCTGCCCGGCAGGTGCCGCGCAGGCGGATCAGCGCCTGGTCGCGAGACACACCGGCCAGGTCGTAGGGCAACTCGCAACGCTCCTTGCGCGCCGTTCCCCATTGCACCAGCAACCTGCCCCGCTGGTTTTCCGCGCGCGCATAGACCTGGCCGCCCTGCCCGACCATGCCGATGGCCGCCCCGCCGTCGTCGACCACCACGGCGCCGAGCGGCAGCACACTGCCGTCCTCGCGCCGCGCCTGGATCAGCAGCGGATGGCCGGTCAGCGTCCTGAACGTCACGCGCACGCTGGCACCGGCGTAGGGCGCGACCTTGCGCTCGGTTTCCAGCAGTTCGGCGTCGGGATCGATGCCAACGGGATCGAGTGAGATCGGGTTGTAGCGATAGGGCGACAGCGAGGGGGCCAGCGCATAGCCGTTGCCGTCGATGCGCGCGCCCTGCCCGCCGCGTATCGCGGCACCGCTGGCGCCCTTGGCCTCGACCAGGGCGAAGGTATCGCCGACGCTGGGGCCAAGGGTCAGCCCGTCGCGGTGAGCGACCAGCGCGCCACGGATGCCGCCACTGTATTGCCGGTAGCGATCGCCCTGGGCATAGCCGGCATTCACGGTGGCCAGCGCCGCCTGCTTCTGCAACGTGCCGTTCCATGTGGTGTCGGCGACCTCGCTGTCGCGGTTGGCGGACAGCGCGTAGCTCCAGGTACGCTCGTCGCCCAGCGTACCGTTCAGCCCGGTTTGCAGGCTGCCGCCACGGCTGTCGCCGGAGCGCCGGGTAGCCATGGCGCTGAGCGTCGGCGCCCGACTGGAAGAACCCAGCGGCATGGAGACGCTGAGGGTCAGGGTGTCGTTGCGCTGGCCGCTGCGCCGGTCGCGCCGGAGCAGCTCGACGCCAGGGTCCTGGTCGCCCTGCTCCTGGTAGTAGGTGGTGGTCTGCCGCGACCAGGCGAGGTTGTAGCTCAACTGCCCCCAGGTATTGGAGTAGCCGAACTGCAATTGGGTGTCGCGGCTCTTGCCGTCGTAGAAATCGCTGGAGGAGCCGGAAAGATAGAGGTTGCCGTAACCGCCGAGGGCCTGGCTCACCAGCAGGTTGAACTGGTTGCGCTGCTTGTAGCTGCCGGAATCCCAGGTGTCCCCGTGGCGCAGTGCGTCGCGCGAGCCGAGCACGTCGCCGAGTTCGCGGTAGCCTTCGGTGGAATAGCGGTAGCCGGCCAGGGTCAGGGTAGTGCCGGTGGGCTGGAAGGTCCGGCTGTAGTCGAGCCCGATGCGCCAGCCCTGCTTGCGCGCGCCATCCTCGACGCGTGCGCTGGAATAGGTGCTGTTCAGGCCGAAGGCGCCGAAGCGGGTGGCGAGGACGCCGCCGCCCAGCATGGCCAGGTAGTCGTCGGCGACACGCAGTCCCAGGTTGGCGGTCAGGGCGTTGCTCATGCCGCGCTGGTAGGTGAAGTCGGCGAACAGGTCGTCGCCGTCGCCATACTGGCGCGCCTGGCCCAGGGTGAAGCTGTAGCGCGACAGGCCGGGACGCATGGACTCCGGGACCGAGGCGAACGGCACGCTGAAGCTCGATACGCTGCCATCGGCTTCGAACACCTGGACATCCAGATCGCCGGCATAGGCGCTGTCGTAGAGATCGTCGATGACGAACGGACCGGGGGCGACATTCACCTCGCGGATCTTCCTGCCGTTCTGGCTGATCACCACCCGCGCCGCGGTGGCCGCGGTGCCGCGCACCTGCGGCGCATAGCGGCGCAGGGACTCGGGCAGCATGCGGTCGTCGGTAGCCAGGCTCAGGCCGCGGTAGCCGATGCTGCCGAGCAGGTTGCCGGCGGTGTAGCTCTCCCCCGCCGTCAGTTCGCTGCGCCAGGCCGGCAAGGCGCGCTGGGCATAGGTGCGGATGCTGTTCCACTTGCGCCTGGCCTGCCCGTTGTAGCGGGAATAGGTGTAGTTGGACTGGTGGCGCAAACGCCACAGGCCGAGGTTGATGCCGCTGTTCAGGCCGACATAGGCGTAGTCCGATCGTCCCGATTCGCCGCCGCGGTATTCGGAGCGATAGAGGTTGGTGTCGTAGTTGACGAAGCCCATGCTGTCGCCGGCGTCCCACTCCTCGGGGCTGACGTAGCCGCGCGGCTTGAGGTCGAGCAAGGCTTGCGGCACCGAGAGATCCAGGCGCAGGCGGGCGACGTCCAGGCTGAACCGCGAGCCGGGCAGGCGTGCATCGAGAAAGGCGCAGTGGCGCCCGTCGCCGCTCTTGCGCGGATCGTCACCAGGCTTGGCGCCGAGGCGCTGGCGCAGGAAGTCTTCGTCGAGGCAGGGCTCCACCGCGCCGCTGGCGGGGTTGGCGCGGAAACTCACTTCGCTGCGGCTGGCGAAGCGCTCGTTGAGGTAGACATCGACGTGATAGCGACCCGGATCGATCCGACCGTCCTGGTTGAAGCGCGACAGGTCGCCGCCGCCCAGGGAAGAGCCGAGCAACAGGCGATCATCGAATTCGTAGCCGGGCTGGGCATGACCGAAGGCGCTCGCCGCCAGCGCCATGCCGCCCGCCATCAGGGCCGTGCCGGTGCGGCAGCGGCGTTCATGGCGATAGGTCATGACGGATATCCATATGGGCGCCGTAGTCGTTGATCAGCAGCGCGTGCAGGCGCACGCGTCCCGGCGGCAGGGCTTCTCGGGTTTCGGCCTGCCATTCGGCATGGCTGCGCGGCTCCAGCATGCCGCTGCGCAAGCGCCAGCGGCGCTGGCCGACGCTGAGCGTGGCGCTGGCGAACGAGGCGTAGTAGCCGCTCGGGTTGTCCACCCGCACCGCCCAGCCGGCGCTGCGCCGGACCAGTGCGAAACGCAGTTGCCCGGGCAGGTCCTCGGGACGGCCCTGGATGCCCGCCGGGCGGTAGAACAGCTTCAGGCGATTGCGCAGCATCAGCAGCATCTGGTTCCGATCCGCATGGCTGCTGTTGCGTGGCGGGATCTGCAGGACGTTGAGATGGAACAGCGATTCGCGATCGCCCGGCAGGCCCTGCCCGGTGTAGACGATGCGCAGCGTCTGGCCGCTGTCCGGGGCCATGCGGAATACCGCCGGGTTGACCAGGAACGGCGCGTCCGCCTGGTCCGGCGGCGCGTCCGGGGCGTCGATGTCGACCCAGGCCTGGACGACGTTGGGAAACGCATCGCGATTGCTCAGTTGCACGGTCTTCTCCCGTGCCTCGCCGGGATAGATCACCCGGGTCCCGGTCACCACCACGCTTGCCCGCGCCTGGGCGATGCTCGCCAGCAGGACGAGCAGAAGCGCCGATGTCCTGCCGGATCGGTACGAATGTCTGGGCATGCGGCTTACCTGGCCGGGCACGGTCCAGCGACCGGGCCCGGCTTTAGTGCTGGGAAAAGGAAGGGGCGGCGCATGCGCCGCCGGCATTCACTCGTAACGCAGCGTGTAGGTCACGGCGCCGAGTACCGGACCGGGCGTCACGGTCGCCGCTTCGGAGACGTACTGCACCGCGTAGTCGTAGCTGGTGCTGGTGGCTCCGTTGGCGAGCACGATGTCGCCGGCGGGCACCGCCGCGCCGCCGGCCAGGTCGACCGGGTTGCCGCCGACGCTATCGAGCAATTGCAGCGCCACGCCCGTCGCGCCGCTGGCGGCGGTGTTCACCAGGTTCCCGGCGGCGCTGGGGTTGGTGGCCTGGAACAGGGTGGTGAAATGCTCGTCGGCCGTCGGCGCGACGCAATCGGTGAGTTGCAGGGTGAAGGCGGTTTCGCCGGCGCTGCGGCCCACTGCGCCATCGAGGGCGCTCACCGGTACGCTGTCGAGGATCACCGTGGGGTCGGTGAAGCCGTTGACCGCGACCTGGCAGGTCTGGTCGGTCACTTCGCCGCTGAATGTGATAGTGTTTGCCGCCATCGCGGTTCCCGAAGCGGCAATTGCCGCAAAGGCCAATACCACTGCGCATGGGTTCGAAGTTCTGGTCATGCCTATGTTCCTTGTGTGAGGCAATAATCGTCCACCCGCCTTTTATTTCGGCCGGGAACGCGGTAAAGACTCGAACGAGTTCAAATCGATAATCAGTGGTGCGAACCACCGATATAAGTATCCCGTGCACAGGCGTCGAGGTGAACGCCGAACGGCGGACTTATAAATCCGTTCGAGTGCCCGCCATTCGGGGAATTGCCTCGTTTCGCAGGGTACCGCCGCCTCTTCGTGCTATCCGTCGACATTGCAACGCTTGTATTTCCGACTATGGAACTCTGGCATCCCGGCCTCTCTTGCTTGTCTTCGCCAGTTTGGACTTATAATAAAAACCGTCATCCGTGTAATGCATGGATGGTGCCATGCAGTTAACTTCCAAGTTGGAAGTATGCACTTCCCTGTTATTCAACGAATAATTACCGTCGACTTTTCCCGGGCAATTTCCATGTTCACCCGCAGGCGCTTCTCCTTGCGTAGCAAGCTTTTTCCGCCGCCGCTCAGAAGTCCGGTGCGCAGACGAGTGCCAATGGCGGCGTGCGCACTCTCGTTGCAAGTGGGCGCTGCGCCGATGCTGTTCGGAGAATCCGTCTTGCGACAAGTCAACAACTCGAACCACGGCTTCGCCTAGCATTGAAAAAGTTCCTGCACGACAGTTGTCGGGCCTGTTGGTCGTCGCTCTGCCAAGTGCCTGGACATATTTCCGTTATCCACTGATTCGGAGTCCAACGTCGCCGAACGTGCCGGCTGCCGCGACTCTCGAAAAAATAGCCTGGAGAAACTCCGAAACAAACATTGCACATGGACCGTCGTCGCAACGGTCTCCCTCAATAGTTATTAAAAGAAGAGGTTCGCACCCATGGCAGGCAAGCATTACCAGGATGCCGATGTGCATGCCGCAACCCTATCCCGCCTCCGACTGGTATTCCGGAACTTCGAGCGCGTCTGTGTCGCCTTCTCCGGTGGCAAGGACAGCTCGGTCACCCTGCAATTGGCGCTGGACGTGGCACGCGAGTTGGGACGCAGCCCGGTGGACGTACTGTTCATCGACCTGGAGGGGCAGTACCAGGCCACCATCGATCACGTCAGCGAGATGCTCGGGCGTCCCGACGTACGCCCCTGGTGGGTCTGCCTGCCACTCAACCTGCGCAACGCCTCTAGCCTGGAGGAACCCTACTGGTGCTGCTGGGAGCCCGGCGCCGAGGCCGACTGGGTGCGCCCGCTACCGAAGCAGCGAGGGGTGATCAGCGACCCGGCGTTCTTCCCCTTCTACCGCTACCGCATGGAGTTCGAGGAGTTCGTCGCCGGCTTCAACGCCTGGCTGGCCAGGGAAGAGCCTACCGCGTTCCTGGTCGGCATCCGTTCGGACGAATCGCTCAATCGCTACCTGGCGGTCAAGCGCAGGAGCCGGGCGAAACAATGCGCCTGGACGCCGCCGGGCGGCTGCGCGCCGCTGGCCTGGAGCGCGCGCGACCGGGCCAACCCGCAGGCGGTGAGCTTCTTCCCGATCTACGACTGGCGTTTCGAGGATCTCTGGCGTTGCGTCGCCGACCACGGCTACGCCTATAACCGCCTCTACGACCAGATGTACCGCGCCGGCGTGCCGTTCTCGCAGATGCGCATCTGCCAGCCCTATGGCGACGACCAGCGCAAGGGCCTCGACCTGTTCCACCGGATCGAGCCACGCACCTGGTTCAAGGTAGTCCGGCGCGTCGCCGGCGCCAACTATGGGGCGCGCTATTGTCGCCAGCGCTTCCTCGGCTACCGTGGCGGCCTTGGCCTGCCGCCCTCCTTCGGCACCTGGCGCGAGTACAGCCAGTTCCTCCTGCGCAGCATGCCGCCGCCTCTGCGCGGCATCTACCAGCGGCGCATCGAGCGTTTCATCCTCTGGTGGAAGCAGCACGACTATCCCCTTGCCATCTGGCCGGACGCGGGGATCCCGGCCCTGGAGAATCGTCGCAAGCAGCCGTCCTGGCGGCGTATCGCGCTATCCCTGCTGAAGCAGGACATGGCCCGCTCGCTGTCCTTCGGCTTCTCCCAGGCCGATATCGACAGACTGGTCCCCGGTCGGGAGAAGCGCTCGTGATCCGCCCGCAAGACTGCGAGATCCTGCAGTGGCGCTCGTTCGACGACGAGGCCGCCTTCTTCGCCAGCATGGGCCGCTTCTTCGCCAGCGCCCGGGTGCGCCGCGAGTGCGGCGGCTACCCGCTGAGCGACGGTCCCTACCACCGCTGGTTCGTGCTCCGCCGCCTGGGGGACACGCGGATACTGGGGTTCGTCAGCCTGGAGCAACATCCCGACGTGGTTCGCCTGCGCGATGCCTACCTGCGTGCGGAAGCGCGCGGTCGCGGGCTGTTCCGCACCCTGCGCGAGCGGGTCCTCGGGCATGTCGACCAACTCGGGCTGGCCTGTACCACCCGCGCGCCCCAGGCCTGCGCGCGCCTTCTCGAACCGCACGGCTTCGCCGTGCATTCCACCCGGGGTAGCTGGGTGACGCTCATGAGGAAAGCCCATGGCACAGACAAAGACACTGACGGAGCGAGCCGAGGCGCTGTTCGGCGAACTGCACGGGTTGCCGCTTGCCGAGCGGATTGAAGCCATCAACCGGATCCGCCGGCTGCTCCACGCGCACAGTCCGTTCGCCGAAGAGCCGGTCGATTGCGTGCAGTGGGTGCGTGCCGAGCGCGTCGCCGGCAACGACTACAACCCCAATACCGTCGCGCCACCGGAGATGCGACTGCTGAGGCTGTCCATCGAGTCCGACGGATTCACCCAGCCCATCGTCGCCTATCCGCAGGCCGACGGGCGCTACGAGGTGGTCGACGGCTTTCACCGCCTGCGCGTGGGCAGCGCCAAGGGCGCGCTGCGCCAGCGTCTGCACGGCTACCTGCCGATCGCCGCGATACGCGCCGGGCGTGAAGGCGACAGCGAGCGCATCGCCGCCACCATCCGCCACAACCGAGCACGCGGCGTGCACGGCGTATTGCCGATGACGGCGATCGTGGTGACCCTGCTCAAGGCCGGCTGGAGCGAGGCCGACGTGGCCCGCGAACTGGGCATGGACAATGACGAGGTGCTGCGTTTCAAGCAGGTTTCCGGATTGCCCGAGCTGTTCCGCGAACACGTGTATTCCCGCTCCTGGGAGTAGCGGGCGGCGCCGTCGGCCGCACCGCTCGCCCAGGCTCAGGCCGCGCCGGTGGTCAGGCTGATGTGCTTGTATTCGACGAAGTCGTCCAGGGCGGCGACCCCGTTCAGCCGGCCGAGGCCGGACTGGCGGTAGCCGCCCTCCTCGAATTCGTCGTAGACCTTGGCCCAGTCGTTGATCCACACGGTGCCGGCGCGAATCTTCCGCGCCACCCGGAAGGCACGCGCGACATCGCGGGTCCAGACCCCGGCCGCCAGCCCGTACTCGCTGCGGTTGGCCAGGGCGACGCCCTCCTCCTCGTGCTCGAATACCTGCAGGGTCAGCACCGGTCCGAAGGTTTCCTGTTGCACGATGTCCAGGTCCGGATCATCGACCTCCAGCAGGGTCGGACGGTAGAAGGCGCCGGCCGCCAGCTCGCCCTCGGTTACCGGGCCGCCGCGGACCACCACCCGCGCGCCGGCGGCGATGGCCTGGCGTACGGCTCGCTCGACGCGCTCGACGTTGGCCTTGTCGATCAACGGCCCCATGTCGCTGCGCGGGTCCGCCGCCGGCCCCACGCGCAGGTTTTCCAGGCGCTGCGCCAGGCGTTCGCGTAGCCGTTCGGCAACGCCGCGCTGCACCAGCAGGCGCGAACCGGTCATGCAGAACTGCCCGGCGAACACCGTCAGCGACTTCTCCAGCACGGGCAAGGCGGCGTCCAGGTCGGCGTCGTCGAACACCAGGTGCGGTGTCTTGCCGCCCAGTTCCAGGCCGAAGCGCTTCAGGTGCCGCGCGCCGGCGGCGGAAATCGCTCGGCCGGTGGCGCTCGAGCCGGTGAAGCTGATCACCGGCACCTCGGCCGCGTCGATCAATCGCCGGGCGCCTTCGGAACCCGATTCGCTGAAGATGTTCACCGCCCCGGCAGGCAGCGACGGCGCTTCGGCGATGATCCGCGCGACCATGGCGTTGGTCTGCGCGGTCTGCCCCGGCATCTTCACCACCGTGGTGGTACCGGCGGCCAGCGCCGGCGCCAGGGAGCGGATCATCAGCACCACCGGTGAATTCCACGGCACGATGATGCCGGCGACGCCCATCGGCTCGCGCAGCACCAGCGACACCACGTCGGGGCGCGGCGTGCCGCTGGCGCCCCGTTCGCTGCGCGCCAGGCCGGCGTAGTAGCGCAGCTTGCCCGGCACCATGCCGACCTCGAAGGCAGCCTCGGGCTTGATCTTGCCGTTCTCCAGGGCAAGCAGGTCGATCAGCGCATCGGCATGCCGCTCGAAGGCCGCGGCGATTTCCTCCAGGGCTGTCGCGCGCAGCGCGTGGTCGTCCTTCCAGGGACCATCTTCGAAGGCGCGCACAGCGGCGGCGATCGCCGCGTCGGCCTCGGCCCGCCCGCCGTCGGCGTAGGTGCCGATCGGCTGGCCGCTGGCGGGGTCGAAGGATTGTCCCCGCTGCGCGGAATCGAGCCATGCGCCGTCGATCCAGTGTCTGGCGTGTCCGTTCATCTGCAAGTTCTCCTGGGTCGGTCAGGCGATGCGCTGCGCGAGGTGCTCGGCAACGGCGATGGTGGTGATGTTGGTGGCCACCGAAATGGCATCGGGGAAGATCGAGGCGTCGATCACCCGCAATCCTTGCAGGCCATGCACCCTGCCCTCCAGGTCGACCACCGCCCAGCGCTCGCCGGCGCGGCCCATCGGCGCGCTGGAGGTCGGGTGGTGGTAGGTATCGAGGGTGGCGCGGATCGCCGCTTCGATCTGCGCATCGCTGCGTGCCTCGGGCCCCGGCCCGAGTTCGGCGTGGATCAGCCCGGCGAGCGGTTCGCTGCGGCCTATCCGGCGCGCCAGCTTGACCCCTTCCAGCAACCGCGCGCGGTCTTCGGCCTCGGCGAGGAAGTTCAGGTCGATCAGCGGCGCGACGGCCGGGTCGCGGCTGGCCAGGCGCACACTGCCCAGCGATTGCGGCCGGGTCAGGGCCACGGCGAGGACGAAGCCGACCCCGGTCGGGCTCATCTCGGCGGGGAACAGGTGGGTGGCGGTGATGTGCAGGTCCAGCTCGCCGTTCTGCGCCCGCGAGCTATGGGTCCAGAGCTTGGCGCCGATCACCGGCGACTGCGCGCCGATGCGCTCCGGCCGGGCGGCATAGGCGTTGTAGTAGAACGGATGGTCCTTGAGCCGGCGGCCCACCGGCAAGTCGGCAAGCAACGGGATCGACAGCGCCTTCAGCTCGTCGGCCGGGCCGACACCGGAGCGCAGCAGGATCGCCGGGCTGCCGTAGGCGCCGGCGCTGAGGATCACTTCGCCGGCGTGGATTTCCTCGCCGGAGGCCAGGCGCACGCCCACCGCGCGCTTGCCTTCGAAGAGCACCCGGTCGACCAGCGCGTCGCCGCGGATCGACAGGTTGGCGCGAGCGCGCACGGCGTTGTCGAGGTAGGCCATGCCGGTGTTGACGCGCACACCGTTGACGACATTCATCGGGTACGGCCCGACGCCGTTGGCGTCGGCGCCGTCGAAATCGGCGATGGCCTTGAAACCGTTGGCCAGGGTGGCGTCGACGAAGGCCCTCTGCATCGGCGAGAGATCGGCGCGGCTCAGTTGCCGCACCGGCAGCGGTCCGTCCCCGCCGTGCAGGGCCGGGTCGCCGCCCTGGCGGGTCTCCAGGCGGCGGAACGCCGGCAGCAGGTCGTCGTAGGACCAGCCCGGCAGGTTCCAGCGGGCGAAGTCTTCGCGCCGCGCGCGGATCGCCACCGCGCCGTTGATCGCCGAGCTGCCGCCGAGGACCTTGCCGCGGATCGCATGGATCGGGTGCCCGATCGCCCCCGGTTGGGACTGGTAGCCCCAGTCGCTGGAGGGGTCGCCGCCGACGCTGTCGCTGCTGGCGATGATCCTGGGGTAGTCCCAGGCCGGATAGGCCTGGCCGGCTTCCAGCAACAGTAC containing:
- a CDS encoding fimbrial protein, coding for MNRTLPLLPALALGVLLGLPASGQATCYRVTSVGSETTTSNTQIRPGEGTAGSWTGACDTCNGSLGLPSVVNVSDESFQPYPTLIASAVAPLTQYGATGGYDPERVFFRCSAGDAVYEMFSTNGDDLYSGYYTGADTVGNDIGLQDAYRTAWPNVLLRLTNVETGETITPIWKERQLSGLDIDSRGFQLVKAKNLAAVRAELYSAPLEAIRYYSPTILSQPYSYTQPAAYIAIKGPGLTAPTVGQAHVGGNWGGWYSNWPGAIGLYRYVTLKRYPTCAVMTVTPHVQFPSITLAEIDGGGVREAPFELTFKCQSGMTNGTGAGATALGIRVSSGALAASPALGLVNASGGLSYLLSDRYGEPGIARGVGIRIYRDGTPMTLLANENSAGGSNAEATGWYPAIGGATQANGGSGGIDLYRETFRARLEKLALGSQPGVTAGRVEATAQVVIRVQ
- a CDS encoding fimbrial protein, with the translated sequence MTRTSNPCAVVLAFAAIAASGTAMAANTITFSGEVTDQTCQVAVNGFTDPTVILDSVPVSALDGAVGRSAGETAFTLQLTDCVAPTADEHFTTLFQATNPSAAGNLVNTAASGATGVALQLLDSVGGNPVDLAGGAAVPAGDIVLANGATSTSYDYAVQYVSEAATVTPGPVLGAVTYTLRYE
- a CDS encoding molecular chaperone translates to MSSRRALALLAMLCLAPTSEAGVTAERTRLVFVEGQREASLLLVNQNPYPVLVQAWVDDGALDGEPDTALAPFLPLPPVFRLEPGRQRSLRLLATGQAQARDRESLYWLNIYEIPPQATAEAAGRPRLTVTLRTQMKVLYRPHGLHPHAEDAAAELGFALRDETLRVDNPTPYFVSLAGLALEIGETRLDLPGTLLAPRSQRRLGLPRRVDGGTRGEVAFDWIDDNGVSRQERKALQ
- a CDS encoding EAL domain-containing protein yields the protein MNGSPQARQHEHPPAVAASLAGDLRLARRFQAALARGRVRLDWQAVRHAGHPEWEPLYRETLLRVTAASGEPPLPTQELILALERLGLVRLLDRCVLGTVLDRLNAEPTLRLACNLSRQSAAMDAWWEAVCRWLAARPQVARRLTLELTETAVGERVATREFIRRLREHGVRIAIDDFGAAHNNLDFVLDARPDVIKIDCRYTREARRSAKGAEVLRHLLALCRELAPCVVLEGLEEDDAFARLPTGDVYLQGNAIAPPMRVEPPLSVRRPKSRARIEALASRQG
- a CDS encoding fimbria/pilus outer membrane usher protein → MTYRHERRCRTGTALMAGGMALAASAFGHAQPGYEFDDRLLLGSSLGGGDLSRFNQDGRIDPGRYHVDVYLNERFASRSEVSFRANPASGAVEPCLDEDFLRQRLGAKPGDDPRKSGDGRHCAFLDARLPGSRFSLDVARLRLDLSVPQALLDLKPRGYVSPEEWDAGDSMGFVNYDTNLYRSEYRGGESGRSDYAYVGLNSGINLGLWRLRHQSNYTYSRYNGQARRKWNSIRTYAQRALPAWRSELTAGESYTAGNLLGSIGYRGLSLATDDRMLPESLRRYAPQVRGTAATAARVVISQNGRKIREVNVAPGPFVIDDLYDSAYAGDLDVQVFEADGSVSSFSVPFASVPESMRPGLSRYSFTLGQARQYGDGDDLFADFTYQRGMSNALTANLGLRVADDYLAMLGGGVLATRFGAFGLNSTYSSARVEDGARKQGWRIGLDYSRTFQPTGTTLTLAGYRYSTEGYRELGDVLGSRDALRHGDTWDSGSYKQRNQFNLLVSQALGGYGNLYLSGSSSDFYDGKSRDTQLQFGYSNTWGQLSYNLAWSRQTTTYYQEQGDQDPGVELLRRDRRSGQRNDTLTLSVSMPLGSSSRAPTLSAMATRRSGDSRGGSLQTGLNGTLGDERTWSYALSANRDSEVADTTWNGTLQKQAALATVNAGYAQGDRYRQYSGGIRGALVAHRDGLTLGPSVGDTFALVEAKGASGAAIRGGQGARIDGNGYALAPSLSPYRYNPISLDPVGIDPDAELLETERKVAPYAGASVRVTFRTLTGHPLLIQARREDGSVLPLGAVVVDDGGAAIGMVGQGGQVYARAENQRGRLLVQWGTARKERCELPYDLAGVSRDQALIRLRGTCRAATTDSNLENAR
- a CDS encoding molecular chaperone; this translates as MPRHSYRSGRTSALLLVLLASIAQARASVVVTGTRVIYPGEAREKTVQLSNRDAFPNVVQAWVDIDAPDAPPDQADAPFLVNPAVFRMAPDSGQTLRIVYTGQGLPGDRESLFHLNVLQIPPRNSSHADRNQMLLMLRNRLKLFYRPAGIQGRPEDLPGQLRFALVRRSAGWAVRVDNPSGYYASFASATLSVGQRRWRLRSGMLEPRSHAEWQAETREALPPGRVRLHALLINDYGAHMDIRHDLSP